TAACTTGTTGTACTACTCGTTGCTGATAAGGTAAAGCAAAAGTTTCGTAGTCTTGGGGGCTAAGTTGACCCGCCCAAGAATCGAACATTTGGACTACTTGAGCGCCAGAATCAATTTGGTAGCGAGCGTAAACAGCGATCGCATCGGCTATTTTAGCCAAAAGCTGATGCAACATTGCTGGCTCACAAAAAGCCATCCGCTTAATATTTACGTAGTCTTTAGAGCTTTTACCCTCAATTGCATAAGCTGCTAACGTCCAAGGCGCACCTACAAAGCCTAAAACCGCAGCTTTGTTGCCTACTTCTTGACGCAAATTTTGCAGAATTTGCCGAATAAACGGCATAGATTCCTCTGGTTCTAAAGGATGTAATTGATCAATTTGCTCTTGGCTACGGATTGCGGGTTCAATAACCGGGCCCTTACTTTCAATGATGTCAAAGGGAATACCGATTCCTGGTAGAGGTGTGAGAATATCTGAAAATAAAATTACTCCGTCTGGCTGGAAAGCTTTCCAAGGTTGCAGTGAAATTTCTATCGCCAGTTCTACTTTTTCAGAGCGGTCGCGAAAAGAAGGATAGCGATCGCGCAACTCCCGATAAACTTTCATATAGCGACCTGCCTGCCGCATCATCCACACCGGCGGACGGTCTAAAACTTCACCACGCGCCGCCCGCAACAGATAAGGAACCTGCGTTGAACCAGTCATTGAAACCCCACTATAGACAGTTTATTAAAAGCATTTGTTAGCATACCACTGAATCAATTATCAATTATCAATTATCAATTATCAATTTCGGAGAGTCCTAACGCTGATAATGAACTTTGATCAGCATCTAAAACCTACTCCTCTCTCCTCCCTCCTCCCCCCTCTCTATCACTACTGACAATGAACCTTGATCGGCATCCAAAACCGCCATAACACCTACGGGTAAAGCCGCGTTGCTGCCATCGTGACCGAAGGGGAGGTCAGAGACAATCGGGATGCCGAGATCACAAAGGCGATCGCGCAACACTTCTTCAACAGTGAAACTAGGTACATCTTGAGGTGCTTGACAACGGCTAAATCGTCCTAAAGCAATTCCTCGGACTTGCTTTAATGCACCTGTTAAGCGCCATTGTGTGAGCATTCTGTCAATCCGATAAGGCGCTTCTGTGACATCTTCAATAGCGAGAATTATCCCCTCTAGCGGCGGTTGAATTTGTGTCCCTAGTAAATGAGTTGCTACAGTCAAATTGGCTGGTAACAAAATCCCAGAAACCTTACCACCGCCCCAACCCTTGCCAGTTAAAGGTTCTAAAGAACGTCCTTCTACCCAGTCAAATAACCGCCGAATAGACCAATCTGGCTCAGAGGCTATAGTTGTCAATACCGGAGCGTGAACGCCTGAAACTCCGACTGTGGCTAAACTCCACAGCAAACCTGTGACATCAGAAAAACCAATCAACCACTTAGGATTTAAGATTTTCTCCGTGTGGCCCTGATTTTCTAAAATCCAAGTCCAATCCTCCAGTAACCTAGCACTACCATAACCGCCCCTAGCGCAGAGAATACCACGACATTCGGGGTCTTTCCAGGCTTCTAATAGCTGCTGTCGTCTCTCGACATCTTTACCAGCAAGGTATCCCCATTGACGATCAAAACCTTGACAAAATTCTACTCGGTAGCCGTGCGATCGCCAAAGCTCTACACCCTTTTGGAAAGCCTCAAACTCTCGCAGCGCTCCACTCGGAGCAATAACTCTGAGCAAATCACCTGGCTTTAGTGGCGGTGGTGGTTGACATAAGTTCATATTTAAAATTGCAGCTAGTGTAGTTTTTAGTTTTTCACAAAAATATTGTTATTCTCCAAACGGGAAAATTCTCTTGATAACAGAACTTACACCTACTTAAAATCACATATCTCAGAATGCCTCATTCCTAAGTTAAAGTGAAATGCGGCTATCCAATTGTCATTCCTACGGATGCCCGTACAGTCTTGGTATTCAGGAAAATGATACGATTAATTTTGGAGGATCAAATCTCTAAAGCCTAGTTGTTGCCGCAAGCTAGGCAATCTGGCTTATAAGCACAGCTTTCTTATACCCAGAACGGGTTATTCAACGGTAGTTTTTAAATTAATACTTCACACTTCATAAGTTCTTCGTTTCAAAAGTCCCCCCCCTCCTGCTATGTTGAAAAATTTACTAGGCGATCCTAACGCTCGCAAGCTTAAAAAATACCAGCCTTTTGTGGCAGACGTTAACGTTTTGGAAGAAGAAATCCAAGCGCTGTCTGACGAACAACTCAAAGGCAAAACCGCAGAATTTAAACAGCGACTCCAAAAAGCGAAGACACCGCGCCAAGAAGAGGAACTGTTAGACGAAATTTTGCCAGAAGCTTTTGCTGTTGTGCGAGAAGCAGGACGGCGGGTTTTAGGTATGCGCCACTTTGATGTGCAGTTATTAGGTGGAATTGTACTGCACAAGGGTCAGATAGCGGAGATGAAAACAGGGGAGGGAAAAACTCTTGTTTCCACCCTACCCGCTTACCTTAATGCCATAAGTGGTAAAGGCGTTCACGTTGTAACGGTAAACGACTACCTAGCCCGCCGTGACGCAGAATGGATGGGGCAAGTACATCGCTTTTTAGGCTTAAGTGTAGGCTTGATCCAAAGTAGTATGGGGCCAAATGAGCGTAAGAAGAACTATGGGTGTGATGTTACCTACGCGACTAACAGTGAGCTAGGATTCGACTACCTGCGTGATAATATGGCAACCTCAATGGCTGATGTTGTCCAACGCCCCTTTAATTTCTGCATCATCGACGAAGTAGACTCGGTATTAATTGATGAAGCAAGAACGCCTCTGATTATATCGGGACAGGTAGAACGCCCAACGGAAAAGTATCTTAAAGCTTCAGAAATTGCTCAACAACTGAAAAAAGAAGAGCATTATGAAGTTGATGAAAAGGCGCGTAACGTTCTGATGACCGATGAGGGATTTGCCCAAGCAGAGCAGTTATTTGGGGTTACTGACTTATATGACCCCAATGACCCTTGGGCGCACTATATATTCAACGCGATTAAAGCTAAAGAACTGTTTCTCCTCGATGTCAACTATATTGTCCGCAATGACGAAGTTGTAATTGTGGATGAATTTACAGGTCGGGTACTGCCTGGACGACGTTGGAGTGATGGCTTACACCAAGCGATTGAAGCAAAGGAAAGGGTAGAAATTCAGAATGAAACCCAAACTTTAGCAACAATTACCTATCAAAACTTTTTCTTGCTGTACCCTAAGTTGTCTGGGATGACAGGAACAGCTAAGACTGAAGAAGCAGAACTGGAAAAAATTTACAAGCTGCAAGTAACAATCATTCCAACTAACCGCAATTCTCAACGTGTAGATGTCGCGGATGTAGTTTACAAAAGTGAGATAGCAAAGTGGCGTGCGGTGGCGCAAGAGTGCGCTGAAATGAATCAAATGGGTCGTCCTGTATTGGTTGGAACAACTAGCGTTGAAAAGTCGGAAGTCCTCTCGCAGTTGTTAAATCAGTTAGAAGTTCCCCATAATCTGCTTAACGCCAAGCCAGAGAATGTGGAAAGGGAGTCGGAAATTATCGCCCAAGCTGGACGTAAAGGTGCTGTGACTATCTCTACAAATATGGCTGGTAGAGGCACAGACATTATTTTGGGTGGTAATGCTGACTATATGGCACGTCTGAAGGTGAGAGAGTACTTCATGCCTCGCGTTGTCCAACCTGAAGAAGAGGATGCGTTTGCAGCAATGCGCGTTCCAGGGGCAGGAGGGGGTAGAGGCCCAGCCCAAGGCTTTGCTCCTGGTCAAAAGGTTAAGACTTGGAAGGCATCGCCAGAGATTTTCCCCACGAAGTTGTCAAAAGAAACTGAACAACTGCTCAAGCAGGCAGTAGATTTAGCAGTACAGAAATATGGGGAGCGGAGTTTGCCGGAATTGGAGGCAGAGGATGTGATCGCTGTTGCTGCCGAAAATGCTCCAGTAGATGATTTAGCGATTCAACAAATGCGGGCAGCTTATAAGCAAATCCGTAAAGATTATGAACAGTTCACTAAGCGCGAACATGATGAGGTAGTTGAACTGGGTGGATTGCACGTAATTGGTACAGAACGTCATGAATCACGCCGTATTGATAACCAATTACGGGGTCGTGCAGGTCGCCAAGGTGACCCTGGAAGTGCGAGATTTTTCTTGAGTTTGGACGACAACTTATTGCGGATTTTCGGAGGCGATCGCGTCGCTGGTTTAATGAATGCCTTCCGCGTTGAGGAAGATATGCCGATTGAATCGGGTATGCTTACTCGCAGTTTAGAAGGAGCGCAAAAAAAAGTTGAAACCTATTACTACGACATCCGTAAACAGGTGTTTGAGTACGACGAGGTGATGAACAATCAACGTCGGGCAATTTATGCGGAACGGCGCAGGGTTTTAGAAGGTTTAGACTTGAAAGAACAGGTGATTGCGTATGCTGAAAAGACGATGGAAGACATCGTTGATGCTTACGTTAACCCGGAACTACCACCGGAAGAATGGGATATTAATAGCTTGGTAGGGAAAGTGAAAGAATTTGTTTATTTACTGGCAGATCTTGAACCAGAACACCTGGATGATATGACAGTAGAACAAATCAAAACTTTCATGTCTGAAGAAGTTCGTAAAGCTTATGACTTGAAAGAAGCACAGGTAGATCAGATTCAGCCTGGTTTGATGCGACAAGCAGAACGCTTTTTCATCTTGCAACAAATTGATACTTTGTGGCGGGAACACCTGCAAGGAATGGATTCTCTGCGTGAGTCAGTTGGATTGCGGGGTTATGGTCAAAAAGACCCACTGATTGAGTACAAGCAAGAAGGTTATGAAATGTTCTTGGACATGATGGTTGATATTCGTCGGAATGTAGTTTACTCACTATTCCAATTCCAACCGCAAGTTCAACCACAAGCAGTTTAAGAGAAGAGAGGAGAGAAAACTTATCCTCGCTCCTCGTCCTCGTTCCCAGGTTTAACCTGGGAACACTTTAAAGCTAACTGCTAAAAGCTAACCGCTAATTGCTATATAGCTAACGTTCAACTTTAAAAATTAATCTACTGAGAAAGTGACTATTTTCTAATTGATAAAACTGAGCATCCCCTCCCCAAAAACGTAAAATCATTTGGCAAATTTTGAGTTGCCGATTTGGTGGTTGCTCTATTAAAGTAATATTAGCGCTAGGAGCGTTAGTGTCTTTAGTGGGAAAAAATTCTAGGTTTTCACTGCTAGTTTTATTCGGCTGACTATCAGCAATCAACAATTCTATAAAACCCGCTACAGCTAAGTTTTGTTTTTCTCCAACTTCCGAATGAAAGTCTAATCCCCTACTGGGTTTTTCCCTACTCCATGCTTCTGCATCTAGAGGGCGACACCAAATATCAATTCTATTTCCAGATTTGGCTTTGTAACACGCTGTCAGCAAAATGTCAAATAATATACATTCAAGTTTGAGTTGATTTGCAGATATGCTGGTACTTCCAATATTTTTTACCATTACAGTTAGCTGACGCTGATTGAACAGAGGCTCGACACGACGCAGCAGCCGCTTGAATAAACCTCCCAACAGTACAGCACTAATATGGGGGTTGGTCTGCCACTGTTCCTCGTTAAGTAATGGACTAAGGGGCGTGAGTGTGCTTTCTAAGTTGTGTAAAATTTGTGTAGCACGCATACGCTTGATAGTGGGATCGCCGTTTGACTGTCCTTGGTCTGAGTATTCAGACAGTAGTTGGCTAACACTGCTAGCGACAGCGTGATGCAGCATTTCTAAGCAGCGGTGTTTGTACCAGTTAAGCTGTTCTAATTCTTTAATTTCATTACTCATTGTGTTGCTCAGACGGCGGTACTGACGCAACCAAGTAAACTGCCTGACTAAGGTTTCCAATGATTGAAGTAGTTGTGGCGACCACTGATGTTCAGTGGAATCGACTAACAGCAAAATACCAGTAGGTATTTTGGAACTGCTAACTAGAGGTATGACTAATAGCTGACCAGTACCATTATGCTTCAGCCAACTGCTAGATTCGGCTGGTAGCTCGTTAAATTTGCGAACTAAGAAGCTTCTAGTAGCGATCGCTTCCCGAATTAATGGATCGCTCAAAGGAATGGCAACGTTGGCAGCAAAGCCAAAACGAGGATCGTTGATCGCCGCCGATTGTACAACTAAGGATTTTTGCTTGCTTTGATTTGGTTTTTGAGGCATCCACCCTAAAATCCCTACTAAGGGAGATGCCATTAACTTAGCTAGATATTTTATCCAGGCACGTTCAAAAGATGTGGGATCTGCCGAACCACTTAAGAGTGCGGTTAATCCTTCTTGGAGTGTTTTATTGGCAATTAATAAGTTATCAACAATATTTTGAAGCTCTAAATTTTTCAATAACACACCAATCTGTTGAGCAACTATCCCAACTACTCGGCGTTCAGTAGGATTCCAAGTGCGGGCAGTTCCATGTGCCACTATCAGCAAAGAGTTATTTTGAATATTGCCAGTGCGACAAACCAGAAGCGATCGCATTCCCAACTTCAATAAGGTTTCGCGCCATTCTCCAAGTCGCTGATCTTTTTCCCAGTCCTCAATTGCCAGTACTTCTGAGCTTTCGTGTATTAACTGCCAAGAATCGTAAGTAAGTGCCGCTAAAGGAGCATTAAGGGGCGATCGCTTCGGAACTTGTTGTTGATACACAACGGCATATTCTACTGTTGAAGCGACTTCAATAGCTTGTAACACTAGGAAACGTTCAACACCAAAACGATTTAAGATCAATTCAGCAGCTTGCCTGATCCCTTTCTCCGGCTCAGGATACTCAGCCATAGAACTAGCAACTTCACCGATCAAGTTGGTATCTTTCTGAGTTTCCTGAAGGATTGCTTCTACATCCTCCTTGCCTGCAATCAAAACAATCAGTTGGGCAGCAGCACGGACATAATGAGCTTCTGAATCTTCCCAGATCCGAGCTTCGTTGTCTTCCACCGCCAGAAACCCCACCAATTCCCCTTTTACTAAAACTGGTGCAGTTAGTATAGACCGCGCCCGAAATCGTGACAGCAAAGTACCTGTCACTTCAGCATTTAAGGGGCTTTTGCTAGAACCAATGGCAACTGTCTGACCTGCTGCTAAAGCCAAATAAAACTCACTCACATCTTGGACATTCAACCCAGGAGAACTACTGTCTGGGTCTTTTAATTTACGGGCAGTCTGCCGATTACCAACTTTTTGCCAGAAGTAGCGTTTATCTGGAGAATACCAGTAAAGATTTGTCCGCGTCGGCGCTACAAATTCATGGGTCGTGTTCACCAGCACATCCAGACGATTAGCTAGGGTTGGCAGGCTTTGTAGCTGCTCTAGCATTTGAAATAATGATTTGTCTGGGCGCTTGATGGAGGCGTACTGCCATTCCACCTCCATTTGGTAGAGCTTAGTGGCTAATCCCCCAAAAAGTAATGATAATTGCGCTTTTTCGCTAGTACGGGGAGTAGTTCCCCACAGATGCGATCCCAGCATGACAACGCCAAAACAGCGATCCTTATAGCGCAAAGGAAATACCAGTGTCCCCTGAATTCCAAATTCAGTAGCCGCTCGACCCCATTCCCCAGCCCGCCCTTCTGTTCGCAGGTCGGGAATACTCAATGGTCGCAACTGGATTACTACCTGCTCTAATAAGTCGCCAGGATTGAGAGAAAACTTTTGTTTGAGAAATTTCACATCGCCTGTTGGTGTGATGCCCCCCTTGCCCACCAAACGGTGTTCTACACGATCATAAAGACCGAGCCAGATTAAGCGATAGTTAAATTCTCCTTTAAGGTAATCAAGGGTCGCTTCCGTGAGAGTTTCTACCTTTTCCTCTTCACGTATGGTTTGAAGGACACGCCCCAAGGTAACCAGTTGTTTGTCGTAGGCCGTCTGAATTTCTTGCTGACCCATGTTTTTAAAATGTGATGGCAGAGGGCGATCGGGGAAAGCTGTATAGCTTGTATTATCTAGGATGCCCTGAGTGAAGATGGTATATTCTGAATTTACGCACTTTAATCGTGAAATCAGTAATGCAAGAGAGCAAAACCTCCGTAATTACTAGCTAAAAAGTAAAAATTGCTGATTTTATTATTGCGTAAGTTTTGATATTGTCACTTGCAGGGAAGTAGTTATCTATAAAGTGATTATTTTGGGTTTAGGACTTTGGATATTTATCAATTAGCTATTCGTCCGATTTTGTTTTCTGGTTTAAATGCCGATCCCGAATCGTTACATCAGCAAACTCTCCGAGTTTTGAGTTGGTTAGATCAATCTGATAGCTTCCAAGCTAGTTGGATTAAAGCTCAGTTTCAGCAATCTTTTTGCATACAAGATCCACGTTTGGAACAAATTCTTTGGGGGCTAAAATTTGATAACCCTGTGGGTTTGGCAGCAGGATTTGATAAAGATGCTGTTGCTGCCGGAATTTGGAGATTCATGGGTTTTGGCTTTACAGAATTGGGTACTGTCACATTTCATCCACAGCCTGGAAATCCTCGCCCCCGTTTGTTTCGCTTACCAAATGACCAAGCTGCCTTGAATCGTATGGGATTTAATAATCAAGGTGCAGAGGCAATGGCAAAACGTTTGCAAGCTAGGCTCTTTGCTGGGGACTGTGTAGAGGCAATCACAAGGCAAGAAAATATCCACTTAGCAGGTGGTACTCAGCGTTGTTTTCCTATAGGGATTAATCTAGGTAAATCTAAAATAACTCCTTTAGAAGAAGCTGCAACTGATTACTTAAATAGTTTTAATTTGCTTAAGAATTTGGGAGACTATTTTGTAGTCAATGTTAGTTCGCCTAATACTCCAGGGTTGCGATCGCTGCAATCTTCTGAGCAATTGGCTGTGATTTTAGACACACTACAAAGAGAAAATCAAGGACACAAACCCATTTTAGTCAAAATTGCTCCAGATTTAGAGTTGGATGCGATCGCAGATGTGTTAACCATTGCTCAAAGGTACAATCTAGCTGGTATCATCGCCACTAATACTACTATCAGTCGTGAAAATTTAAACACCCAAGTCCTTAAAGCTACTGGTAAAAACATTCGTGAAGAAGCTGGTGGAATTAGTGGTTTACCCCTGCGCGATCGCTCTACCGAAGTGATACGCTTTATTTGGCAGCAAACCCAAGGGAAACTACCTATTATTGGTGTTGGCGGCATTTTTACCCCAGAAGATGCTTGGCAGAAAATTACAGCAGGTGCTTCCCTGATTCAATTGTACACTGGCTGGATTTATCAAGGCCCCTGGATGGTACGCCGGATTATGGCAGGACTATTACAAAAGTTGGAAGAACATAAATTAGCATCGATCTCTGAGGCAATTGGATTAGATGTAAAATTGTAATTATACTTGCATATTATGAAAGCATTAAATTTGTTCACTCAAGATGGATTGTATTTTGGGATACTCTTTTATTTTAATTTAAAAGATATATTTATTGAATATGTAATTACAATAAAAAAATAAGTAGTTCCATTAATAAAAATATTCAACTGCTTAGATTACTCAAAAATCTAAGCGATCAACTCCTAAAAAGCAAATTAATCCAAAATTTTTCACTTACCTTTTACTCTTAACTCTGGTGCGTCAATATATCAATAAAATAGGTAAATTATATAAACATAACTTACCCTTTTACTGAGGATTTTAATCACATAGCCTCAACCCAAATTAATAGCAAGTTATAAGCTTCAAGTCTTGGTAAAAATAACCACACCGATCTTCTTTAAATATGGCAACAATTATTCGCAAGCAAGCAACTACTTTGATCGGCTTAATCGGCTTGCTGATGGTATTTATCTTGCCATTTACAGGAGTAGTTTATCAATTAATTTCAGAAATTGACTACCAAATCAACTTTGCCAAGCAAGAATTGTATGGAGATGCTTATTTACCTCCTTTGTGGAAAATGCTAGAACATATTCCACAGCATGAATTATTAGCACATGATTATTTAAGCAAAGAAATTAGTGCAGTAGAACTATTAAACACTGAAGCTCAAATAGAGCAAGATTTTCAAGATTTAGCCAAAGTTGAAGCCGAGTTAGGAAAAGTATTAAAAACTCGTACTAAATATGAAGGACTTAAGCATAATTGGCAAAGTATTAAAGAACAATTGCCTATTTTTCAGAAAAATACAGTTAACGACTTGTATATGCAAATTTTGCATAATCAGTTAATAGCTGAATTGCGGAATTTTATTACCACTGTAGGTAATAGCTCAAACCTCATCCTCGATCCTGACTTGGATAGCTATTATTTAATGGATACTATTTTGCTCAAACTACCTGATACTCAAGATAAACTCACAAAAATAGCATTTTTAAATCAAGATATTATTGAACGCCATCAAGTTAGTCTTGAAGAGAAAGCAGAAATAATTATTTTATCAGGATTAGTAGCAAGTAATCAAGAAGCGATCGCTAAAGGAATCACTATTGCTTTTCAGCATAATCTTTCTCAAAAACTTCAGCCAGTTTTAGAAAAACCACTGCAACAATCAGCCGATGCGATTACCACATTTTTAGAAAATTTAAATCAAAAAATTATTAAAACAAATAATTTAAACGATCAGATATTAACCGCTAGTTTATTTCCTGCTCAAGCAATTACCACTAATTCAAAATTCTGGTATTACACAATTTACGAATTAGATGAACTTTTGCAAGCAAGAATAAATAAACTTGCCCGCAAAAAGTACTTCGTTGAAGCT
The genomic region above belongs to Oculatellaceae cyanobacterium and contains:
- the hemE gene encoding uroporphyrinogen decarboxylase, which codes for MTGSTQVPYLLRAARGEVLDRPPVWMMRQAGRYMKVYRELRDRYPSFRDRSEKVELAIEISLQPWKAFQPDGVILFSDILTPLPGIGIPFDIIESKGPVIEPAIRSQEQIDQLHPLEPEESMPFIRQILQNLRQEVGNKAAVLGFVGAPWTLAAYAIEGKSSKDYVNIKRMAFCEPAMLHQLLAKIADAIAVYARYQIDSGAQVVQMFDSWAGQLSPQDYETFALPYQQRVVQQVKATHPDTPMILYISGSAGVLERMGKSGVDIISVDWTVDMAEARARLGANMGVQGNMDPCALYGSQDFIRDRILDTIRKAGKRGHIMNLGHGVLPTTPEENVAFFFETAKQADKLLATHA
- a CDS encoding LD-carboxypeptidase translates to MNLCQPPPPLKPGDLLRVIAPSGALREFEAFQKGVELWRSHGYRVEFCQGFDRQWGYLAGKDVERRQQLLEAWKDPECRGILCARGGYGSARLLEDWTWILENQGHTEKILNPKWLIGFSDVTGLLWSLATVGVSGVHAPVLTTIASEPDWSIRRLFDWVEGRSLEPLTGKGWGGGKVSGILLPANLTVATHLLGTQIQPPLEGIILAIEDVTEAPYRIDRMLTQWRLTGALKQVRGIALGRFSRCQAPQDVPSFTVEEVLRDRLCDLGIPIVSDLPFGHDGSNAALPVGVMAVLDADQGSLSVVIERGEEGGERSRF
- the secA gene encoding preprotein translocase subunit SecA — encoded protein: MLKNLLGDPNARKLKKYQPFVADVNVLEEEIQALSDEQLKGKTAEFKQRLQKAKTPRQEEELLDEILPEAFAVVREAGRRVLGMRHFDVQLLGGIVLHKGQIAEMKTGEGKTLVSTLPAYLNAISGKGVHVVTVNDYLARRDAEWMGQVHRFLGLSVGLIQSSMGPNERKKNYGCDVTYATNSELGFDYLRDNMATSMADVVQRPFNFCIIDEVDSVLIDEARTPLIISGQVERPTEKYLKASEIAQQLKKEEHYEVDEKARNVLMTDEGFAQAEQLFGVTDLYDPNDPWAHYIFNAIKAKELFLLDVNYIVRNDEVVIVDEFTGRVLPGRRWSDGLHQAIEAKERVEIQNETQTLATITYQNFFLLYPKLSGMTGTAKTEEAELEKIYKLQVTIIPTNRNSQRVDVADVVYKSEIAKWRAVAQECAEMNQMGRPVLVGTTSVEKSEVLSQLLNQLEVPHNLLNAKPENVERESEIIAQAGRKGAVTISTNMAGRGTDIILGGNADYMARLKVREYFMPRVVQPEEEDAFAAMRVPGAGGGRGPAQGFAPGQKVKTWKASPEIFPTKLSKETEQLLKQAVDLAVQKYGERSLPELEAEDVIAVAAENAPVDDLAIQQMRAAYKQIRKDYEQFTKREHDEVVELGGLHVIGTERHESRRIDNQLRGRAGRQGDPGSARFFLSLDDNLLRIFGGDRVAGLMNAFRVEEDMPIESGMLTRSLEGAQKKVETYYYDIRKQVFEYDEVMNNQRRAIYAERRRVLEGLDLKEQVIAYAEKTMEDIVDAYVNPELPPEEWDINSLVGKVKEFVYLLADLEPEHLDDMTVEQIKTFMSEEVRKAYDLKEAQVDQIQPGLMRQAERFFILQQIDTLWREHLQGMDSLRESVGLRGYGQKDPLIEYKQEGYEMFLDMMVDIRRNVVYSLFQFQPQVQPQAV
- a CDS encoding GAF domain-containing protein; its protein translation is MGQQEIQTAYDKQLVTLGRVLQTIREEEKVETLTEATLDYLKGEFNYRLIWLGLYDRVEHRLVGKGGITPTGDVKFLKQKFSLNPGDLLEQVVIQLRPLSIPDLRTEGRAGEWGRAATEFGIQGTLVFPLRYKDRCFGVVMLGSHLWGTTPRTSEKAQLSLLFGGLATKLYQMEVEWQYASIKRPDKSLFQMLEQLQSLPTLANRLDVLVNTTHEFVAPTRTNLYWYSPDKRYFWQKVGNRQTARKLKDPDSSSPGLNVQDVSEFYLALAAGQTVAIGSSKSPLNAEVTGTLLSRFRARSILTAPVLVKGELVGFLAVEDNEARIWEDSEAHYVRAAAQLIVLIAGKEDVEAILQETQKDTNLIGEVASSMAEYPEPEKGIRQAAELILNRFGVERFLVLQAIEVASTVEYAVVYQQQVPKRSPLNAPLAALTYDSWQLIHESSEVLAIEDWEKDQRLGEWRETLLKLGMRSLLVCRTGNIQNNSLLIVAHGTARTWNPTERRVVGIVAQQIGVLLKNLELQNIVDNLLIANKTLQEGLTALLSGSADPTSFERAWIKYLAKLMASPLVGILGWMPQKPNQSKQKSLVVQSAAINDPRFGFAANVAIPLSDPLIREAIATRSFLVRKFNELPAESSSWLKHNGTGQLLVIPLVSSSKIPTGILLLVDSTEHQWSPQLLQSLETLVRQFTWLRQYRRLSNTMSNEIKELEQLNWYKHRCLEMLHHAVASSVSQLLSEYSDQGQSNGDPTIKRMRATQILHNLESTLTPLSPLLNEEQWQTNPHISAVLLGGLFKRLLRRVEPLFNQRQLTVMVKNIGSTSISANQLKLECILFDILLTACYKAKSGNRIDIWCRPLDAEAWSREKPSRGLDFHSEVGEKQNLAVAGFIELLIADSQPNKTSSENLEFFPTKDTNAPSANITLIEQPPNRQLKICQMILRFWGGDAQFYQLENSHFLSRLIFKVER
- a CDS encoding quinone-dependent dihydroorotate dehydrogenase, with the translated sequence MDIYQLAIRPILFSGLNADPESLHQQTLRVLSWLDQSDSFQASWIKAQFQQSFCIQDPRLEQILWGLKFDNPVGLAAGFDKDAVAAGIWRFMGFGFTELGTVTFHPQPGNPRPRLFRLPNDQAALNRMGFNNQGAEAMAKRLQARLFAGDCVEAITRQENIHLAGGTQRCFPIGINLGKSKITPLEEAATDYLNSFNLLKNLGDYFVVNVSSPNTPGLRSLQSSEQLAVILDTLQRENQGHKPILVKIAPDLELDAIADVLTIAQRYNLAGIIATNTTISRENLNTQVLKATGKNIREEAGGISGLPLRDRSTEVIRFIWQQTQGKLPIIGVGGIFTPEDAWQKITAGASLIQLYTGWIYQGPWMVRRIMAGLLQKLEEHKLASISEAIGLDVKL